The following proteins are co-located in the Syngnathus scovelli strain Florida chromosome 21, RoL_Ssco_1.2, whole genome shotgun sequence genome:
- the tmem184ba gene encoding transmembrane protein 184ba isoform X1 — MPRLWRRDVPLSERLGVDSLLAEAAGTPATPPPGGPNISWLPEAPLLSQDQPTFLMTPMAQAMSGIFVWTSLILTCHQIYMHLRFYSSPREQRHIVRILFIVPIYGIDSWLSLLFFTNDQYYVYFDTIRDCYEAFVIYNFLSLCYEYLGGESAIMAEIRGKLIESSCMFGTCCLKGRAYSIGFLRFCKQATLQFCVVKPLMATITVILQAYGKYKDGDFNAASGYLYVTIICNVSVSLSLYALFLFYFATRNLLSPYGPVLKFVIVKSVIFLSFWQGVFLAIMERCGAIPQIDSVEVSVGKGTVAAGYQNFIICIEMFFAALILRFAFTYKVYKDKSISTQGPLPTYGEFGSCAPMKSISSSLKETMNPGDMVQDAIHNFSPAYQHYTQQSTLEQGVPPPPVSRTLSAVSNHGDTEKTFLLSSDDEF; from the exons atgCCAAGGCTGTGGAGGCGAGATGTGCCCTTATCAGAGAGGTTGGGGGTGGACTCTCTTTTGGCTGAAGCGGCAGGGACGCCGGCGACGCCACCGCCGGGAGGGCCCAACATCTCCTGGCTCCCCGAAGCCCCCTTGCTAAGCCAAGACCAGCCCACATTCCTCATGACCCCTATGGCCCAGGCCATGTCTGGCATCTTCGTCTGGACTTCCCTCATCCTTACCTGCCACCAG atctaCATGCACCTGCGTTTCTATAGCTCACCCCGGGAGCAACGGCACATTGTACGGATCCTCTTCATCGTCCCCATCTACGGCATCGACTCTTGGCTCAGCCTCCTCTTCTTCACCAACGACCAATACTACGTCTACTTTGACACCATCAGGGACTGCTACGAGG CGTTTGTGATATACAACTTCCTGAGTCTATGTTACGAATACCTTGGAGGAGAGAGCGCCATCATGGCCGAGATCCGAGGGAAACTCATCGA GTCCAGCTGCATGTTCGGCACGTGCTGCCTGAAGGGAAGGGCCTACTCCATTGGGTTCCTGCGCTTCTGCAAGCAGGCCACGCTGCAGTTTTGCGTCGTCAAGCCGCTCATGGCCACCATTACCGTCATCCTGCAGGCATACGGCAAATACAAAGATGGAGACTTTAA CGCTGCCAGCGGGTACCTCTACGTCACCATCATCTGCAACGTCTCGGTCAGCTTGTCTCTGTACGCCCTCTTCCTCTTTTACTTCGCCACCCGCAACCTGCTCAGCCCGTACGGGCCCGTGCTCAAGTTCGTCATCGTCAAGTCGGTCATCTTCCTCTCCTTCTGGCAAG GTGTGTTTCTGGCCATTATGGAGAGGTGCGGCGCCATCCCCCAGATTGACTCCGTGGAGGTGTCCGTCGGCAAAGGGACCGTCGCCGCTGGTTACCAAAACTTCATTATTTGCATCGAGATGTTTTTTGCTGCGCTGATCCTACGTTTCGCTTTCACCTACAAAGTCTACAAGGACAAAAGTATCAGCACGCAAG GACCCCTCCCTACATACGGAGAGTTTG GCAGCTGCGCCCCGATGAAGAGCATCTCCAGCAGCCTGAAGGAGACGATGAACCCGGGCGACATGGTCCAGGACGCCATTCATAACTTCTCGCCGGCTTACCAGCATTACACTCAGCAGTCCACGCTGGAGCAgggcgtgccaccgccgcctgtGTCGCGCACGCTCAGCGCCGTTAGCAACCACGGGGACACCGAGAAAACCTTCCTGCTGAGCTCAGACGATGAATTCTAG
- the tmem184ba gene encoding transmembrane protein 184ba isoform X2: protein MPRLWRRDVPLSERLGVDSLLAEAAGTPATPPPGGPNISWLPEAPLLSQDQPTFLMTPMAQAMSGIFVWTSLILTCHQIYMHLRFYSSPREQRHIVRILFIVPIYGIDSWLSLLFFTNDQYYVYFDTIRDCYEAFVIYNFLSLCYEYLGGESAIMAEIRGKLIESSCMFGTCCLKGRAYSIGFLRFCKQATLQFCVVKPLMATITVILQAYGKYKDGDFNAASGYLYVTIICNVSVSLSLYALFLFYFATRNLLSPYGPVLKFVIVKSVIFLSFWQGVFLAIMERCGAIPQIDSVEVSVGKGTVAAGYQNFIICIEMFFAALILRFAFTYKVYKDKSISTQGSCAPMKSISSSLKETMNPGDMVQDAIHNFSPAYQHYTQQSTLEQGVPPPPVSRTLSAVSNHGDTEKTFLLSSDDEF from the exons atgCCAAGGCTGTGGAGGCGAGATGTGCCCTTATCAGAGAGGTTGGGGGTGGACTCTCTTTTGGCTGAAGCGGCAGGGACGCCGGCGACGCCACCGCCGGGAGGGCCCAACATCTCCTGGCTCCCCGAAGCCCCCTTGCTAAGCCAAGACCAGCCCACATTCCTCATGACCCCTATGGCCCAGGCCATGTCTGGCATCTTCGTCTGGACTTCCCTCATCCTTACCTGCCACCAG atctaCATGCACCTGCGTTTCTATAGCTCACCCCGGGAGCAACGGCACATTGTACGGATCCTCTTCATCGTCCCCATCTACGGCATCGACTCTTGGCTCAGCCTCCTCTTCTTCACCAACGACCAATACTACGTCTACTTTGACACCATCAGGGACTGCTACGAGG CGTTTGTGATATACAACTTCCTGAGTCTATGTTACGAATACCTTGGAGGAGAGAGCGCCATCATGGCCGAGATCCGAGGGAAACTCATCGA GTCCAGCTGCATGTTCGGCACGTGCTGCCTGAAGGGAAGGGCCTACTCCATTGGGTTCCTGCGCTTCTGCAAGCAGGCCACGCTGCAGTTTTGCGTCGTCAAGCCGCTCATGGCCACCATTACCGTCATCCTGCAGGCATACGGCAAATACAAAGATGGAGACTTTAA CGCTGCCAGCGGGTACCTCTACGTCACCATCATCTGCAACGTCTCGGTCAGCTTGTCTCTGTACGCCCTCTTCCTCTTTTACTTCGCCACCCGCAACCTGCTCAGCCCGTACGGGCCCGTGCTCAAGTTCGTCATCGTCAAGTCGGTCATCTTCCTCTCCTTCTGGCAAG GTGTGTTTCTGGCCATTATGGAGAGGTGCGGCGCCATCCCCCAGATTGACTCCGTGGAGGTGTCCGTCGGCAAAGGGACCGTCGCCGCTGGTTACCAAAACTTCATTATTTGCATCGAGATGTTTTTTGCTGCGCTGATCCTACGTTTCGCTTTCACCTACAAAGTCTACAAGGACAAAAGTATCAGCACGCAAG GCAGCTGCGCCCCGATGAAGAGCATCTCCAGCAGCCTGAAGGAGACGATGAACCCGGGCGACATGGTCCAGGACGCCATTCATAACTTCTCGCCGGCTTACCAGCATTACACTCAGCAGTCCACGCTGGAGCAgggcgtgccaccgccgcctgtGTCGCGCACGCTCAGCGCCGTTAGCAACCACGGGGACACCGAGAAAACCTTCCTGCTGAGCTCAGACGATGAATTCTAG